A single Epinephelus lanceolatus isolate andai-2023 chromosome 22, ASM4190304v1, whole genome shotgun sequence DNA region contains:
- the ttc39b gene encoding tetratricopeptide repeat protein 39B, which translates to MAHVGNGATAEEEDCFEDAYDRIPAACQMDLQTAIQETQCALNLVLNNKFSEALDLLKPWWRDSMYHALGYSSILVMQATMTFEHRDIQAAMATIKEALHTCQRFRKKNSVVGSLSSLISKQSNLQEEEMHAEICYAECLLQKATLTFVQDENMISFIKGGIKIRTSYQIYKDCQNVLNVTQDPTSQSDSFKQFEGGVRLGIGSFNLMLSLLPQRILRLLEFIGFSGNRGFGLSQLREGASSHSLRSILCALTLLFYNTYVSLILGTGEGNLVEAEALLEPYQQKYPKGSIILFYSARISALRGNFEKARAKYEECISSQQEWKQIHHLCYWELMWTHSYQQEWQQAYHYADLLCKESRWSKAIYVYQKAAILSMMSQEEVKKTGEDIMELFRQVEGLKQRLAGKSIPTEKFAVRKSRRYKAANPVPLVIPALEMMYVWNGFTIVGKRADSTEALLVTIEKAEEQLRNDPNPSEFHPDDSCLVQMLKGLSLKHLGRLLQAELCFTQVLSSENRIRYDHYLIPFTLYELGLLYKQQGDFTKATTYIENAKMNYKDYSMESRLHFRIHAALNSLKGSPVSTP; encoded by the exons ATGGCCCACGTAGGCAACGGAGCGAccgcagaggaggag GACTGCTTTGAAGATGCCTACGACCGAATACCTGc ggcgTGTCAGATGGACCTGCAGACCGCCATCCAGGAGACTCAGTGTGCTCTCAATCTGGTCCTCAACAACAAGTTCTCTGAAGCCCTGGACCTCCTCAAACCATG gtggagGGACAGTATGTACCATGCGTTGGGTTACAGCAGCATCCTGGTGATGCAAGCGACGATGACCTTCGAACACAGGGACATCCAGGCTGCCATGGCAACCATCAAGGAGGCGCTACATACCTGTCAGAG gTTCAGGAAGAAGAACTCAGTAGTCGGATCTCTGTCCAGTCTGATCAGCAAGCAGTCCAACCTGCAGGAAG AGGAGATGCACGCAGAGATCTGCTACGCCGAGTGTCTGCTGCAGAAAGCCACGTTGACGTTTGTACAG GATGAAAACATGATCAGTTTTATTAAAGGAGGCATCAAGATTCGAACAAGCTACCAAATCTACAA GGATTGTCAGAATGTGCTGAACGTCACTCAGGACCCGACCAGCCAGTCTGATTCATTCAAACAGTTTGAGGGCGGAGTCAGGCTGGGCATTGGCTCCTTCAACCTG ATGTTGTCTCTCCTCCCTCAGAGGATTCTGAGGTTGTTGGAGTTCATCGGATTCTCAGGAAACAGG gggTTTGGTTTGTCTCAGCTGAGAGAGGGAGCCTCCAGCCACAGTCTGCGGTCGATCCTCTGCGCTCTGACTCTGCTCTTCTACAACACATACGTGTCACTGATACTCG GAACTGGAGAGGGGAACCTGGTGGAGGCTGAAGCTCTGCTGGAGCCGTACCAACAAAAATACCCCAAA GGCTCCATCATTCTCTTCTACTCAGCTCGTATCTCCGCACTGCGAGGAAACTTCGAGAAG GCGCGGGCGAAGTACGAGGAGTGTATCAGCAGCCAGCAGGAGTGGAAGCAGATTCACCACCTGTGTTACTGGGAGCTGATGTGGACTCACTCCTACCAGCAGGAGTGGCAGCAGGCGTACCACTACGCTGACCTGCTGTGCAAGGAGAGCCGCTGGTCCAAG GCTATCTATGTTTACCAGAAGGCGGCCATCCTcagtatgatgtcacaggaGGAAGTGAAGAAGACAGGGGAGGACATCATGGAGCTCTTTAG GCAGGTGGAGGGGCTGAAACAGCGCCTGGCAGGGAAGTCGATCCCGACGGAGAAATTTGCAGTGAGGAAGTCCAGACGCTACAAAGCTGCTAACCCCGTCCCCCTGGTCATCCCTGCACTG GAGATGATGTACGTTTGGAACGGTTTCACCATCGTTGGAAAAAGAGCCGACAGCACCGAGGCCCTGCTGGTTACCATAGAGAAGGCTGAAGAGCAGCTTCGCAACGACCCCA ATCCGTCAGAGTTTCATCCCGATGACAGCTGCCTGGTCCAGATGTTGAAGGGACTCAGTCTCAAACACCTGGGCAGGTTATTGCAGGCTGAGCTGTGTTTCACCCAGGTCCTGTCCAG tgagAACCGTATCAGATACGATCACTACCTGATTCCCTTCACTCTCTATGAGTTGGGTCTGCTGTATAAACAACAGGGAGACTTCACCAAGGCCACCACATACATCGAAAATGCCAA GATGAACTACAAGGACTACtccatggagtccagactgCACTTCAGGATCCACGCGGCCCTCAACAGCCTCAAAGGATCACCTGTCAGCACCCCATAA